The Cuculus canorus isolate bCucCan1 chromosome 36, bCucCan1.pri, whole genome shotgun sequence genome includes a window with the following:
- the LOC128849971 gene encoding uncharacterized protein LOC128849971 encodes MSPMSPTPLFLSPKSHCPHRPHSQSSLSPLSLSPMSVVTTDCVPKGLLSPLSLSPMSLLPIGTVPDVPDVPNATVPVPKVPLSPQIPFSELSVPTVAVPNVRCHHRLCPQRPLVPIVTIVTIPNVPSPHCHHPQCPHCPQCHRSCPQSPIVPTDPILRALCPHCRCPQCPLSPQTVSPKSSCPHCHHCHHPQCPFSPSAPSLMSPMSPMPPFLSPKSHCPHRSHSQSSLSPLSLSPMSIVTTHCPPKGLLSPLSLSLMSPMSPMSPLSPSLMSPMFPMPPFLSPKSRCPHRSHSQSSLSPLSLSPMSVVTTNCVTKRSLLSIVTIVTIPNVPSPHWHRPQCPQCHCSCPQSPVVPTDPILRALCPHCHCPQRPLSPQIVPQHPQCPQMPSVSPTSPMSPNALSVPDVPDVPKCPQRPRRPRCP; translated from the exons AtgtccccgatgtccccaacGCCACTGTTCCTGTCTCCAAAGTCCCATTGTCCCCACAGACCCCATTCTCAGAGCTCTCTGTCCCCACTGTCGCTGTCCCCAATGTCCGTTGTCACCACAGACTGTGTCCCCAAAGGCCTCTTGTCCCCATTGTCactgtccccaatgtcccttcTCCCCATTGGCACCGTCCCTGAtgtccccgatgtccccaaTGCCACCGTTCCTGTCCCCAAAGTCCCGTTGTCCCCACAGATCCCATTCTCAGAGCTCTCTGTCCCCACTGTCGCTGTCCCCAATGTCCGTTGTCACCACAGACTGTGTCCCCAAAGGCCTCTTGTCCCCATTGTCACCATTGTCACCATCCCCAATGTCCCTTCTCCCCATTGTCAccatccccaatgtccccactgtccccaatGCCACCGTTCCTGTCCCCAAAGTCCCATTGTCCCCACAGACCCCATTCTCAGAGCTCTCTGTCCCCACTGTCGCTGTCCCCAATGTCCGTTGTCACCACAGACTGTGTCCCCAAAGTCCTCTTGTCCCCATTGTCACCATTGTCACCATCCCCAATGTCCCTTCTCCCCATCGGCACCATCCCTGAtgtccccgatgtccccaaTGCCACCGTTCCTGTCCCCAAAGTCCCACTGTCCCCATAGATCCCATTCTCAGAGCTCTCTGTCCCCACTGTCGCTGTCCCCAATGTCCATTGTCACCACACACTGTCCCCCCAAAGGCCTCTTGTCACCATTGTCACTGTCtctgatgtccccaatgtccccaatgtccccactgtcaccatccctgatgtccccaatgtTCCCAATGCCACCGTTCCTGTCCCCAAAGTCCCGTTGTCCCCATAGATCCCATTCTCAGAGCTCTCTGTCCCCACTGTCGCTGTCCCCAATGTCTGTTGTCACCACAAACTGTGTCACCAAAAGGTCCCTTCTCTCCATTGTCACCATTGTCACCATCCCCAATGTCCCTTCTCCCCATTGGCAccgtccccaatgtccccaatgccaCTGTTCCTGTCCCCAAAGTCCCGTTGTCCCCACAGATCCCATTCTCAGAGCTCTCTGTCCCCACTGTCACTGTCCCCAACGTCCATTGTCACCACAGATTGTGCCCCAacatcccca atgtccccaaatgccctcagtgtccccaacATCCCCGATGTCCCCCAATGCCCTCAGCGTCCCCGACgtccccgatgtccccaaaTGCCCTCAGCGTCCCCGACGTCCCCGATGTCCCTAA